The Mucilaginibacter terrae region TCGTACCATTAGCGGCCAGGCTACTGATATTGATGGTAACTTTGTTCTTAAAATAACCGATGTTACTCACAAATTAGTTATATCGACCATTGGCTATAAGCCACGTACACTGGAGATCGGCCCAAAACGCCAGTTTAACGTTGCGCTTGAATCAAGCGCCCGCGCATTAACCGATGTGGTGGTAACAGCCCGCCCGCCGGTTAATAACGGTACGGGTTTATTGATCGATAAACGCGACCAAACCACTTCGACCGTTACGCTGAATGCTAAAGACGTTGAAGAATTAGCCGCAACCAGTATTGACCAGGCTATTCAAGGCCGTTTACCGGGTGTAGACATAATATCGAACTCGCG contains the following coding sequences:
- a CDS encoding carboxypeptidase-like regulatory domain-containing protein; its protein translation is MRRIYTTVFYTVFALCVALVNAHAQTAEKILIKGRVTDSRDKLPVVGATVVEQDKDGRTISGQATDIDGNFVLKITDVTHKLVISTIGYKPRTLEIGPKRQFNVALESSARALTDVVVTARPPVNNGTGLLIDKRDQTTSTVTLNAKDVEELAATSIDQAIQGRLPGVDIISNSRAIRALVCQSKFVVPQP